The DNA sequence CCTACAGATGCTCGCGTCCACTGTGTAGTTCTCAAGCAACGACCAGCCACCCATCACCCTCATCCTAAGACGAAGTTCACTGGGGCCGGCATCGCGAAGATAAAGCCTTTCGGCCGTACCCTCAGATACCCAACAACGTGCCAAGCACGATCCCCCGTCAGTGAGTCACTTTCCACGCCGAAGCAGTACTTGTGATCCATCCAGGAAACCGTGCCAACTAATCAACGTTCCACCCTGAGCTGACCGTGCAGAACGTTTGTCTGCAATCGGTACTGTGCTCCTTAGAAAGGAGGTGATCCAGCCGCACCTTCCGGTACGGCTACCTTGTTACGACTTCGTCCCAATCGCCAGTCCCACCTTCGACAGCTCCCTCCCTTACGGGTTGGGCCACCGGCTTCGGGTGTTACCGACTTTCGTGACGTGACGGGCGGTGTGTACAAGGCCCGGGAACGTATTCACCGCAGCAATGCTGATCTGCGATTACTAGCAACTCCGACTTCATGGGGTCGAGTTGCAGACCCCAATCCGAACTGAGACCGGCTTTTTGAGATTCGCTCCACCTCACGGTATCGCAGCTCATTGTACCGGCCATTGTAGCACGTGTGCAGCCCAAGACATAAGGGGCATGATGACTTGACGTCGTCCCCACCTTCCTCCGAGTTGACCCCGGCGGTCTCCTGTGAGTCCCCATCACCCCGAAGGGCATGCTGGCAACACAGGACAAGGGTTGCGCTCGTTGCGGGACTTAACCCAACATCTCACGACACGAGCTGACGACAGCCATGCACCACCTGTATACCGACCACAAGGGGGGCACTATCTCTAATGCTTTCCGGTATATGTCAAGCCTTGGTAAGGTTCTTCGCGTTGCGTCGAATTAAGCCACATGCTCCGCTGCTTGTGCGGGCCCCCGTCAATTCCTTTGAGTTTTAGCCTTGCGGCCGTACTCCCCAGGCGGGGAACTTAATGCGTTAGCTGCGGCACCGACGACGTGGAATGTCGCCAACACCTAGTTCCCAACGTTTACGGCGTGGACTACCAGGGTATCTAATCCTGTTCGCTCCCCACGCTTTCGCTCCTCAGCGTCAGTAATGGCCCAGAGATCCGCCTTCGCCACCGGTGTTCCTCCTGATATCTGCGCATTTCACCGCTACACCAGGAATTCCGATCTCCCCTACCACACTCTAGCTAGCCCGTATCGAATGCAGACCCGAGGTTAAGCCTCGGGCTTTCACATCCGACGTGACAAGCCGCCTACGAGCTCTTTACGCCCAATAATTCCGGACAACGCTTGCGCCCTACGTATTACCGCGGCTGCTGGCACGTAGTTAGCCGGCGCTTCTTCTGCAGGTACCGTCACTTTCGCTTCTTCCCTGCTGAAAGAGGTTTACAACCCGAAGGCCGTCATCCCTCACGCGGCGTCGCTGCATCAGGCTTTCGCCCATTGTGCAATATTCCCCACTGCTGCCTCCCGTAGGAGTCTGGGCCGTGTCTCAGTCCCAGTGTGGCCGGTCGCCCTCTCAGGCCGGCTACCCGTCGTCGCCTTGGTGGGCCATTACCCCACCAACAAGCTGATAGGCCGCGGGCTCATCCTTCACCGCCGGAGCTTTTAACCCCCGCCCATGCAGGCAGGAGTGTTATCCGGTATTAGACCCCGTTTCCAGGGCTTGTCCCAGAGTGAAGGGCAGATTGCCCACGTGTTACTCACCCGTTCGCCACTAATCCACCCCGAAGGGCTTCATCGTTCGACTTGCATGTGTTAAGCACGCCGCCAGCGTTCGTCCTGAGCCAGGATCAAACTCTCCATGAATGTTTACCGGTAATCCGGTGCACACGCACTTAGAGCGGGACAGTCATGTCGGAATAAGACCGACCGTCCACTGCATCCTCGCTGTGTAATTGCCTGCAAGCATCCCAGCCGAAGCCGTGACCTCACAGGTCTTTTTCAAAGGAACCTCATCCACCGAAATGGACGGGGTATCAACTTTTTGGCGTTGATTTTTGGCACGCTGTTGAGTTCTCAAGGAACGGACGCTTCCTTTGTTCCTGTTTCCAGGCCCTCCGGGCGCTTCCTTCGTTTCCAACTCTACCAGATCATTTCCGCGCCCTGCTTCTCGAAAGTCGCAGTCGGTTTGGATTTGAATTTGGTGACCGTTGGGGGTCTTTGCCTTTCGGCGCTCCACCACATTAGCGCTTATCCCGTGCGGCTCATAATCGGCCGTTCGGAATCGAATTCGGACATGCCGAATAAGACCCCGCCAGGGGTAAGTCGTAGGTAGTGGGTTGGCCGCTCTGGGGGTCTGCTGATAGCAGTGCCCCGTTCAAGCGGCTCGGGCTACGTTAGGCGTCCGCCGACGCCGAGTCAAGTTGAGCGGCGGCGTGGCGCGTGGGCCCGGTACGGGCTCACCGTCGGGTCGTGGGCGATCCAGTAGCGGTACGGGTGGGTGGCGCCGGCGCCGCCCACTCCGGTGCGGGGGCCCTTGCTCACCAGGTCGGCCGGGGCAGGGGTGCCTGTCAGGAGGGACAAGGGGGAATCCGGGCCGGTGCAGAGGTCCGTGCCGTCGAGGGAGCGGTCCACGGCCAGGGCGGTGGCCAGGCGGGCCGGGCCTTTGGCCAGTTCTCGGTCGGTTCTGGCTGAAACACGGCGTTTACGGGCCAGCTCGGCGCCCACGGTGATCTCCCCCGCCCTCAGCAGGACACCGCTCGCGTGGCCCGGGGGGCCGCAGACCAGGTTGAGGCTGAACCACATGCCGTAGATGAAGTAGACGTACGCGTGTCCGGGTGGACCGAACATCGACGCGTTGCGCGCCGTCCGGCCGCGGTACGCGTGGGAGCCCGGGTCGGCTTCCCCCTCGTACGCCTCCACCTCCGTGATGCGCAGTTCCAGCGGGCCGTCCGGGGTGCGGCGGACCAGGGTGCGGCCGAGGAGGTCCGGGGCCACGGTGAGGACCGGGCGGTCGAAGAAGGACCGGGGCAGGGGCGTACGGTCGGGGCGCGCGCTCATCCAGTCGAGCGTAGTGGACTGCGTACTCCTGCAACCGGGGCCTAAGGTTCCGCGTTTGTAGAGGTAGTGCCGCGCCTGGTCGCGCGGGGCTTTCGAGCAGGACTTTTTTCGAGCACGTCGTATAGGGGAGTCAGAGCATGGGGTTCAGGAAGCTGTTCGCGAGCCTGGGTGCCGGTGGTGCTTCGGTCGACACGGTCATCACCGAGCCGAACGTCGTGCCGGGCGGGATCGTCCAGGGCGAGGTCCGGATCCAGGGCGGATCCGTGGAGCAGCAGATCGAGGGGCTGTCGGTCGGGCTCCAAGCGCGGGTGGAGGTGGAGGGCAACGACCAGGAGTACAAGCAGGACGTGGTCTTCACCAAGCAGCGTCTCGGCGGTGCCTTCCAGGTGCAGCCGGGCGCCCTGCACGTGGTGCCGTTCGGCCTGGAGATCCCCTGGGAGACGCCGATCACCCACTTCGGAGGGCGTCAGCTGCCCGGGATGAACATCGGGGTCAGCACCGAGCTGGAGATCGCGCGCGCGGTGGACGCCGGCGACCTCGACGCGATCAACGTGCACCCGGTGCCGGCGCAGCAGGCGATCCTCGACGCCTTCACGCAGCTGGGCTTCTCCTTCCGCAGTGCGGACATGGAGCGCGGGCACATCCGGGGGACGCGGCAGACGCTGCCGTTCTACCAGGAGATCGAGTTCCTGCCGCCGTCGCAGTACCGGGGGCTGAACCAGGTCGAGCTGACCTTCGTCTCCGACGGACGCGAGATGGACGTCGTCCTGGAGATGGACAAGAAGCCGGGTCTGTTCAGCGAGGGCAGCGACACCTTCCGCTGCTTCCAGGTGGGGCTGCAGTCCTACCAGGACACCGACTGGGCGGCCTACCTGAACCAGTGGATCTCGTCGGTGGGTTCGCAGCGCAACTGGCTCTGAGCGGATCTAGGCTCGGTGCCGGTACAGGTACCGGTCAGCGTCGACTCGATCCAGTAGGAGGTTCCGCAGTGGCCGAGCAGAGCAGGGCGCCGCTCCCCCACGATTTCCATCCGGCGGTGCACGCTT is a window from the Streptomyces sp. NBC_01244 genome containing:
- a CDS encoding DNA-3-methyladenine glycosylase, coding for MSARPDRTPLPRSFFDRPVLTVAPDLLGRTLVRRTPDGPLELRITEVEAYEGEADPGSHAYRGRTARNASMFGPPGHAYVYFIYGMWFSLNLVCGPPGHASGVLLRAGEITVGAELARKRRVSARTDRELAKGPARLATALAVDRSLDGTDLCTGPDSPLSLLTGTPAPADLVSKGPRTGVGGAGATHPYRYWIAHDPTVSPYRAHAPRRRST
- a CDS encoding sporulation protein, coding for MGFRKLFASLGAGGASVDTVITEPNVVPGGIVQGEVRIQGGSVEQQIEGLSVGLQARVEVEGNDQEYKQDVVFTKQRLGGAFQVQPGALHVVPFGLEIPWETPITHFGGRQLPGMNIGVSTELEIARAVDAGDLDAINVHPVPAQQAILDAFTQLGFSFRSADMERGHIRGTRQTLPFYQEIEFLPPSQYRGLNQVELTFVSDGREMDVVLEMDKKPGLFSEGSDTFRCFQVGLQSYQDTDWAAYLNQWISSVGSQRNWL